DNA from Balaenoptera acutorostrata chromosome 14, mBalAcu1.1, whole genome shotgun sequence:
CTATTAATTTTGGTTCTGCTCTATTTAAGCTTAAAATTTTCCTCGTTGTGACCCAGGCACATCCTGGCACTGGAGGGGCTTCCTTCCCTTTGCTGTCTCTTAGCCACCTACTCTGAGTTTTACTGAATTGTTATTTGCCAATTAAACTGCCTTCTTTCCCTTATAACCAGAATCTTTTAAAGGTAGAAGGCAGATTTATCTAGAAAAATTTCATTAATGTCTGGATCAAATGGCAAAATGGTTCTGAGAAATACTGGCCAGTAGATAGCTCTTAACTTATTAACATCGGAGCTCAAGGAAACGTAATCAATCAATGTATTAATACGACATACCTCACAGAGCTGTTGGGAGATCTAAAGGGTGTAGCCCACTTACAACAATGACCAGCCCACAGGAAGTGGGTTATTATGACCCCAAAAATGTGAGCGTTTACTGGTACtccttaaatgttttatttttattttttattctcattaaaattattttaatagcatACATATGTAGcattatatcttctttttcattaacttatttattcatttatttattaatagatctttattggagtataattgcttcacaatactgcattagcttctgttgtacaccaaagtgaatcagccatatgcatacgtatgtccccatatgccctccctcttgagcctccctcccaccctccctatcccacccctctaggtcatcgcaaagcactgacaagatctctctgtgctatgctgctgcttcccactagctatctattttacatttggtagtgtgtgtatgtcgaTGCTAacctcactttgccccagctttcccctcccaccccgtgtcctcaagtccattctctatgtctacatctttattcctgccctgcaactaggttcatcagtacctttttttttttttttttagattccatatatatgcgttaacatacagtatttgtttttctctttctgacttacttcactctgtatgacagactcaggtccatccacctcactacaaataactcagtttcgtttctttttatggctgagtaatattccattgtatatatgtgccacatcttctttatccattcatctgttgatagacacttaggttgcttccatgtcctggctattgtaaatagagctgcaatgaacaatgtggtacatgactcttttagaattatggttttctcagggtatatgcccagtagtaggattgctgggtcacatggtagttctatttttagttttttaaggaacctccgtactgttttccatagtggctgtatcaatttacattcccaccaacagtgcaggagggttcccttttcaccacacccttactagcatttattgtttccagattttttgataatggctatcattaatttattttaaatgtgttgcattaaaaaaatttttttaatgggtatTCATTCTATATGGCAAAGTAGGCCATGGCACAGGATGCAACGAAAGGCAAAACACAGACCCCATGTCTGCTCTTAGCTGGAGTACCTTCTAGTGGTCGATATGTCATGAACAGGAAAATCCATAAAACACATAAATGAATACATGCAGATATAGAGCAGTAGAGTTTCGTGATAGAAAAGATTGGGGCACCTACTTGGGGGTGTTCTTGGTCAGTCAGTCTTAGAGGTTGATGGTGCATCCATATCATGGGGAGCCGGACCTTCAACTCAAGACTCACCTTCCTGGGGGAGCCCTCCCTCGCTCCCCTGGGCCGAGGTAGTCAGTCTCTTCTCTGGCTTCTTTAGTGCATGAATGCTCCGTCTTCTTCACATTTGCCCACTGAACTGTGAGTCGCGGATGCCAGCTTGGAGCAGGGCTTTCCTCCCTCCTGGGGCCTGACCTGCCTGAGGATGTATTTGTATCTTCAGCCCCTGAGGCCCCGTCAGTACTATGGAATGAAATATATAGAACGTTCAACCCTGCATTTTTCTAGGACAAAGCCCCCGGAGAAATCCCTCCCGGGGTATAGCAtaggcagaagtgatgctgtagTCTTTGTTTTGCTATTGAACCAGAGACAGCCATTAACATTCCCTCCCAACCCCATTCACGCCGTTGAACTTTGAAGGAGAATCTCCATGTAGCCTGAAGTCCTCGACATGCTGAGAAGAATCACTGAAACCGATACTGCTTCCCATCCAGGTGTTCCACCAGGTGTGGTAAATATTGTGTTTGGAATGGGGCCCAGGGTAGGCGAGGCCCTGGTGTCCCACCCGGAGGTGCCCCTCATCTCCTTCACTGGGAGCCAGCCCACGGCCGAGCGGATCACACAGCTGAGTGCTCCCCACTGCAAGAAGCTCTCGCTGGAGCTGGGGGGCAAGAATCCTGCCATCATCTTTGAAGATGCCAACCTGGAAGAGTGTGTCCCCACAACAGTCAGGTCCAGCTTTGCCAACCAGGTATGTCCTCTgggttttttcttcccctttgtttatttgcttgtttttaactCAGTAGCCCTGTCAAGCTGGATCCGTTGCATCACAGTGCAAAACTGGGGTGAGTAAATCAATCCAGGACTATTTCAGTGCAAGGAGAATGGTTACATTGTGTTACTCCATTGACTATCTGTTCAATCATAATGTCACTCAGAAGCCTTGTGGCGTCTCCTGTGCAGCAAACTCCTCTTCTTGAGTTACACGGCTTTTATCGGGTGATGACTTCTTTTTTGCTTCTCCAAGCTTCCCCATTCCTTTATTTATAGCTTTCCCAGTCTTTTCCTGCTGTCCAGGTGTCCTAGCTCCTGGAAACCTTATTATCCCTCCCCAAAGCATCCCAAATGCATTCACACACTTAGAAATAAATACCTGAACCAGTCTCAAGCAAGTTTCTTAACTTAACGTCATGGAGGAGCCTTGGGCAACTTTGTTTCTCCTGATTGTTGgatgggttgttgtgaagatgaaatatcagtgtgatgaaaatatttatttatgcatgtaTGTACAATCATACATACAGAATACTGACAAGTCCAGAATGTGGTTTGTAAACTATTACATGTTATGTTCAAATGATGATAAGGATGATTTTTCACTCAGAAATCTGTTAGCGCCTCTCCCTGGAACACTCAGTACCTCTACTTGGATGTCCAGTAGCATCTGAAACTTAACCTGTGCAGAGCAGAACTCTTgattcccctccctctcctttccctgcAGTACCTCTGCTCTCCCCGCCTTGTGTTTGCCTCTCCAGGGAAGAGACTACCATCCACTCTGAGACTCAGGCCCCAAATCTGGGACTCATCCTTGttcttactttctcttttccttataCCTCACTAATCCACCAACAGGTCCTGTTAGTTCTATCTTTAAAATCTATCCTGAATCCTATCACTTCTCCAGAGCATCTATGCCAGTTTCCTTACACTTCTGGGGCCCCATGCCCCTTTAAGAATTTGTTAACCTCAGTGGACTCCTATCACTTTTCTCATCTCCATTGATCCTGCCTGGTCCAAGCTACCTCCACTTATCTGAATGTCTGAAAAGCTCTCTTAACATTCCCCTGTTCCCACTCTCATTCTCTCCAGTTCTATTCTCCACACAGCTACCagaatgatcattttaaaatgtaaatccgATCCCATCGTCTTGCTGCTTAAAGCCTTCCATGGTCCTTTCATGATACTGCAGATAAAATGCAAGCTCTCTGTGAGTCTATGAGCCTTTAAGACCCTGTGTGATGTTGCCTCGCTCCTCATCTCCTGCCTTCGTCTTCTACATCCCTCTGACCCATGTCCCtgcctccatccccaccctcagccccacTCACCTTCCTGCCTTTCCTCACACACTCCAAGCTCATTCCTGTGGCAGGTCCTTTACATATACTGCTGAGAATTCTCTTCCTTCAGATCTTCATCCATCCAGCTCCTTCATGTCAATCAAGGGTCAGTTCAAATACCCCCTGTTCACCAGTGCCTTCCAGGACTCCCTTTAATAAAAGGGAGTAAAAGCTGCACCCACCCATTACTTTCTATTCTCATTCTCTGCTTAGTTTTCTTGTATTGTTTTGGTCACAACTTGAAGTTATATTGTTCATTGAGCTTTACTTGTGCTGTTGCCTGTCTTCCCCATAAGACAGTGCATTCCACGTGGTGAAACTTCATCTTGTTTACCACTGTCTCCCATTGTACAGACCAGTGCCTGATACGTGACAGGTGCTCAGAAGTGCAGGGTGATCTATCCATGAAGGAGTGGGCCCTCCTGTTTTGTCATTGTCCTCATGTGTCATTCTTGGCAGGGTGAAATTTGCCTCTGCACCAGCAGGATCTTTGTCCAGAAGAGCATCTATAGTGAATTTTTAAAGAGGTTTGTAGAAGCTACCAGAATGTGGAAAGTTGGCATTCCCTCTGACCCATCAGCCGACATGGGAGCTCTGATCAGTAAAGCTCATTTGGAGAAAGTAAGTAAATCCCTGTGTGTAAGTTACAGAAAGAGTTCTTATTTTGAGGGGAGCTCAGCGCGAGGCATAACACCATCTGTGCTTTGAAATACTGTTGATTACTAccctattttttaataattatgatCTGTGGGAAATTGTCTCTGGATACAGAGTCTGAAAATGTTAGAGATGAATACCCAAATGTAGTCCAGGTTAAAGCAGCATCTACATGAAATAAATGAACTTGAGAAGTCAGTAAAGAGATGCCACCAGTAGAGTGAGGAAGGCAAATTGCAGAGCATAAAGGTCAGGTGATGAGAATGATGTGGGCTGAGAGTGGCAGGGATTTCCACCAGTAGATGTTCCCAGTCAGTCCCCAGGCAGTAAGGTTCTGCCTCTGGCTTACAGCAAACGGGAGTCCAGAAGTGCGAATCCAATCCAAATGATGCGGCCCTTCGTTGATGGGGTGACTTGTTGGGGGGGCCTCCGTGGGAGAAGCCATTGATGTTCTCTGGGTGGCTTATGGAATTTGGGTCTTCAAGGTCATTTTAATTCATTACCTGATGGGACTTCCAAAATAAGTCATAGAATTTCAGAGCTAAAAAGACCTCATTTTCAGCTGTAGTAACTCAGGCCAACCAAGGGTAATGGTAATACACCCCTATCAGTTAACCAGTGAGGGACAGAGCCTTTACTTAAGTTTGAAGAACTCTCTGACACTGCACAGATTTGGTAGACTTACTACATTTTCAACTTTTACCTTCACTGTAGTGTGGAGCACAGATGCCCGTAGGTGGGAAGGTGTAGTCTCAGTCTTGCTGGTCTCttcttatttgttttctcagtaaaatgggaagcagggtgaggaggggagaTGGTGTTGAAGGTttcaagaaggaggaaaaggtgTGAGATAGTCTTGCAGGAGATCAGGAGAGAGAATGGGCTTCGAGGTGACCATGTTGTCGCCGGGGCAGCTCCAAGGGCTCACCTGGAGCTGTGATCATTTATGatcacattaaataaatatgtggTCATTTATTTAAAGTGAGACCGGCCAGCATGACTGTGTTTTCCTCCAGTCAAATTCACCTACAAGACTGCAGGCACATGGGCAGCTGTCCCCAGAGTGCCTGTGGTGGACCCACAGTTGTGGATGTTCCCACCCTCGTGGAGTGAGGCATCACCAGGTGCAAGAGGCTCCCTTGTCCTCCCTTATCTGGCTGTTCTAGACACAGGGATCCATGCTACCTTCCCACACATGCAAATAAGTGGTGAAAAATAACCTCCTGCATGTTCCCAAATGCTTTCTGTGGCACAGGATTAACTTCCCAGAAGCATCTTCCAGTAGACTCAGGCCATGGTGTCATCTAAGGTCCCCTTTGCAATTCACCATTCACCTGAGACTCAAAGTTCTCTTTATCAACTCAGCAGAGAAACTGTTCTTCCATCGTGGGCACTGTTATAATAACTATTTAAGTTCCCCAATGAGGGGAGGTGTATCAGTGAAACAACTCAAAGTATTTGACTTTCCTGTAGCAGTTGAAAGATTTGTAGCCCCCCGTCTTTTGTGTGTGAGAGACACTGGTGCCATTCATTGACTCCTATTGGTGGTCAGGGCTTTTCTCTGTTGTACTCTGACTATTTGTCCCTTTTTCCCCACATAGTGAACTTGCGTCAAATACAGGCTCACCAGGTTTCAATGTATTGTAACGCCTGTGGGCTTTAATACAATATTTGTGATGCTCAGCGTATCCCTGCTGGCCCAAAGGGGCCCTCTCTTTagcctgccccccccccaatgCCCTCCTGAGCTCCAGCGCAGGCCCTCCCCGAAGCATTTCTGCTCTCTGACAGCAAACAGCCTCAGGCCATGTGAGTTGTTCTGCCCCACACGGGCAACAGGACCTCTGTCTActgagccctggttcctttcagTGGAGAATGGTAATCAAGGTCCTATGGGTGCCCCTTAGATGATGCCCCATGATAACGAGACAGCCAAGAGGATGTGACTTAAAGCCCGGTTGTGCTGAGCTCATACGCTGCCCTTTTAAGAGGTCCATCTCGGAAAGATGGTAGTTCATCACAGAAAGCTCCACGGTTCTATTGCTTCTAAGGGGGAAGATTTTGCACGGtgttaaaaatagtttttcataGTTACAAACTTAAAAATAGTGTTTATCATaagccatttatttttattttttaaggaagaacAATAAAGATGGTATTTCCATTATCCCACCACACATAGAGCTTCGGGTAGCTGTGGGGTTTCCCTTGGGTTGTGGTCCTATAGGTAGATCCCTCCTCTCAGCTCTGCTCAcggtccccgccccctccccagtaTAGAGTCTCAGAACCATCCTGCTGTGGCTCAGAGGGTCCCTGGACACCTGCCATCCTTACTACTCCGCCCAGAACACATGTGCCCGGATGCAAGGAGTCACAGCTTTACCCTCTGGGTCTCTCACCAGGTGGGCCCCTGATGGGGGGCTTTTGGCTCAGGTCTTGTGAGGAAGCCCTAGGTGTCTCTGCCCTTTGAGAGGGAGCCAGTGGAAGCAGCTTGGGAAGTGTATGTGTGTCTTTTTCAGGCTGTGACTCTTTTCAGTTCAGTGTGCCAAACCTTGATCTGGGATCAAGGCGGCAGCAGGCACACTCCACTGGCAGTGGTCTTTCCTCGCCTTTCGCCAGGAAGCTTTGGGGTCTGCGAGCCAAGGAAGGGCCGGCTGCCATCTTTGCATTCCACCCCTCCTCTTCTGCAGTAGGTCTCTGTCTTCTCCAAATcacattaagggacttccctggcggtccagtggttaagactccgtgcttccaccgcagggggcgcgggtttgatccctggtcacctggttgggaactaagatcctgcatgccgtgcacagccaaaaataaatgaatgaatgaataaataaataaatcaaattagcCACGGGATCTTTGTTTCCATCCTGTGGGATTGCCACAACAGATGGTGATGCAGTGACAGAAGAATCCAGCTAGAGGCTGTGACAGTTGTTTTGTAATGGCCAAGGGCTCCTAAGTGCAAGTGTGACTTCGTAGGTTCCCAGGACGGCAGCACGGACCCACAGGAAATGGCAGGTGATTCTATCCTCAGGGAATGCAGAAAAATCTCCCTTGCCTATTTCACagggttgctttttgttttcatttttgtttttcttttgactcTCCAGAATCCTTCCCTGCTTGACTGTCTGGAGAATCTGGCTCTAGGCCAGCCTTCCAAAGATGCAAATAACCAGAGGGAGAGAATCCTTGAGTGTTGACAGTGAGGCGGGGGGAAGCACAGAGGAAGTTCACGGGTATATCCCCCAATAAGGCCAGGCTTCAGGTCTAACTAAGGTCCACTCTTGCGGTTTCCCATCCTCCTCTGTCAGTTAACCCCGCACCCCGACATACACAGTGGGGAGCATCCCTGAAGTCTCTTAGCTCGTGAGTGTCAGATCGTGcattatatcatcatcatcatcaccatcaccagcaACATCAACACAAACGACAGCAGCTGACTTTCAAAagacttactatgtgtcaggtatcACACTAAGTATTTTacgtatattattttatttagtcctCTCAAGAACCCTATGAATAGGTGGCACAGTCAATCCCATTTTTccagtgaggaaattgaggcatagagctttttttttttttaatttatttttggctgcattgggtcttcgttactgcgtgtgggcttttctctagttgtggcgagtgggagctactcttcgttgcggtgtgcgggcttctcattgcggtgacttctctttgttgcggagcatggactctaggcgtgcgggcttcagtagttgtggcacatgggctcagtagctgtggctcgcgggctctagagcgcaggctcagtagttgtggcgcacgggcttagttgctctgcggcatgtgggatcttcccagactaggactcgaagccgtgtcccctgcactggcagacggattcttaaccactacgccaccagggaagtccaggcgTAGAGCATTTAAAATCCCTCAGCTGATAAGTGGAGGAACTGGGATTTGAGCACTGCTGGGCTCCTGAGCCCACTCTTCTAACCTCTATGCTTTGATTTTATGGCCCAAACTATTCAATATTAAGTGCTAACTActctctgctctctcctctcAAGAAAAGGTTTTATAAGAATATTTCATTGCATTTTATAGCACATTAACAGTTACAAAGTGGTTTTCCTGAGCTGCAAGTGTAGATATCATTGTGTCATCCAGTGATACTTTCTCTAGAAAAGAAATTCAGTTTAGTGTGTAACTCATATGTTAAATAATTTGATAAGTTCACAATTTGAAAACTGACACTTCTGGTATTTTATTATCCCAAGAGCTTCAAAGAGAGAATCATGTAATTTTGTTTAGACATAATCATCTAAAACCAGAGCGCTCCTTGCACTGTTTGAATCACTGATAAAAGTTCTGGCTCTGCATCCAGCAGGGGCCTCTGGAGACTCACGTGCACTCGCCTTGTTCACACAGGATGCTGCCTCTGGCATCTTTTAATTAATGTGACCGGGTTGCTTCAAAAGAGCAAGAGAGTTGGGGAAAGAAAAGTCCAGATCTATTGTGGACTCTACCCACAAACTCAACGAGAGCTTTTCTGGGAAAGCTTTGAGATCATTGTTCACGTTGGGGAGGAGGAATAGTGGAGAATATAAAGCTCTACCAAATGCTctatttttcaaacatctttgaCTTCAAGGCTTATTAAGTGTTCTATAAACTGAAGCAAAATTAATAATGAGACaacattatctttttatttttacatggcAAACATATAGCTCTACAATGAATATAGTTCCACAATGGAGTACTAATCTGATATTGGGGCAGAATGCTCAGATAGATAAATGATAATCCGTAGGATTCCAAAATATCATTCCAAACTTTACCCTGCCTTTGATGTACTATTTGACTGTTGTTTTAGACTTCTAATTTTGGGGATTACTTTTCTACTTCTCCTATGCTTATAATGCCCCTCAAGGGTAGAAGAGTGTATCATTGTGACCTCAAcaacattttcaaatataaatagatataccATTATTATAATGAGTCATTTCTATAACCAATATTAAAAACCATCTGTCATTATCTCCGAGTCACTGGGTCAACTTATTACATAATTTATTTCCCATTATTATGAGCTTTACTCTATTACCTAGATATATTTTCACAATATAATCAGTACTGAGATGAGACATTAGAAATTATTTGTTCTGGAAGCTCAGCTATTGAAGGGCACCCTGGCCTTTAATTAAGTCTTATACACCATTCAACTTCCCATTTTCTGCAATGGACACAGTCTCCCCAAAAGTGAGAAAATATTAGTCTGTGTGTTTAACTACTGAATATACCTGAGTGTGAGTTCTAGCTTTACTGTTTATTATCCGTTTGAACCCTCTACCCTTTCTGAGGCTCAACTATATAATCAGCAAATAGGGGATAATAATACGCAGTTAATTGTTTTGAGAGAATTATGTGAGAATGTGAGAAAAGCATTTATCTGCATGCCTAGCACTTAGACATTAAATAAAAAACTCTCCTCCTCTTACCTATGAGGGCTGAATGCCGAGATAATAGTTAGAACACTTCTGCACTCAGGCTTACTTAGCAGCTGAGTGAAAATATAATCAACCTTAGATTTTGGGGGGGAATGACCTTATACATCTTGATGCttcaaaaattttgaattttctctGGTTTGTGTGAAGACAAACGATAAGTTGTTTTTTACCTCTCCAGGTCAGAAGTTACATTAAGAAAGCTCGCATGGAAGGGGCCCAAATTCTGTGTGGTGAGGGAGTGGATAAGTTAAACCTCCCCCCCAGGAATCAAGCAGGGTACTTCATGCTTCCCACGGTGATAACAGACATTAAGGACGAGTCCTGCTGCATGAAGGAAGAGATATTTGGTCCAGTGACGTGTGTCGTCCCCTTTGATAGTGAAGAGGAAGTGATTCAAAGAGCCAACAGCGTTAAATATGGACTGGCTGCCACGGTGTGGTCAGGCAACGTGGGGCGTGTCCACCGGGTGGCCAAGAAGTTACAGTCAGGCTTGGTCTGGACCAACTGCTGGCTCATCAGAGAGCTGAACCTGCCTTTCGGGGGGATGAAGAGTTCTGGGGTGGGTAGAGAAGGAGCCAAGGACTCTTATGAATTCTTCACTGAAATCAAAACCATCACCATTAAACACTGACCTTGGCCAATGGAGAAGCTGTTACGGTTGATGCCTGGCTGTGGAGAATCAGTCGTCCAGTGTGGTGAACGGAATCCCTGGCATAAATTTCAGCCACGTCTTGACTCAGCAGAAGGTTATCTCTATAGCTTATCCTCCGTACTCAGTATTTTTACCCTCTGGTGAAGAGATGCTGTCTCTTTTCAATGAAGAGTTGAAGAATAGGAAGGCACAAAAAGGAAGCCAGATAACGATCAGGCTCCTCTTAACTTGTGTCTTCATAGTATGTTTTCATCATTTTGATAAAATTCTTGGAAATTCACAGATaaccagatttatttttttcaattgcaAGTatacggtaaaaaaaaaaaaaaaaaaaaaaaaatctacaaagccAAGAGAAACAAATCACCATAATTTCTACCTTTGGGGAGATTGTAGGGATTGTCTCCCCATCCATCAGACACGGGCATGGCTCACTGGTAATTGACTGTACCTCATTATGCAAGGGGGCCGTGAATGTTGATGATGTACTTTACATGGGGTTTGTCAGAGCAGGCATATATGGTAGGTCTCACTAAATATATCTGTATAAggacaaagaagaataaaataactactACTTTTGGAGGAAACTTAGAACAAGGAGAGTTTGATCCATTCCTACAATGGAGTCTAATCAATTCCAATTCTTAGTGTATGTATCTCAGGAGACTTAAAATTTACTAATCCTAAAGGAAGCAATAAATGTTAAGCAATTTTAGTAAGCAGTATGGCATGCACCTTGTTTATGAATTGTCTTTTATTCATCCTTAGCCTCATCCTCTTAGGAGCATGGACTTTTTACTAAGTAATAGTGGTATATCTAGCACTTTTTTCCTGAATCCCGCAATAATCAGAGGAGAAATCTGAGGTTTACAGAGATTAAGTAgcatgttcaaggtcacacaaatGGTGTGGGGCAGAGGAAGGATTTGAACCCGGGGCTCTCAGACTCCATACCCTATGATCTCTGGCCATTTCGCGCTTACCTTGGGTTGTGCTTCAGAAGCAGCGAAGTCCTTATGGTTCATGGAACACATTGTGTTGGGTGTCCCCTCTGTGTCTCGCTCCTGCTTTgcctctcctcccccccaccccttttctccTACCTCACTCCACTCAGCCATGCAACTCAATCCATGAAGCCAGGAATTCCTCCAGTACAGCCCTTTCCATGCTGACTGAAACGATCTGTTTGTATGTCTCATTTCCTGATGGGACAGGAGTTGCTGAAGGTCAAGGCAGGTGTTACTCCCCTCTGAAGTCTCGGTtcacagcccagtgcctggcacatagaaggtgctcaGAATGAGCTACGGGCTGGAACGAGGTCTTCCTGGGGCACTAGGGTATTTGTTGCGTGGTGGTTGGGGGGTTGGGCCAGGGGGTGCAGAATAATCTTTATACTTTTGTGTAGAACTTGGCATATGTTGGCTTGTTTACAAATGCTGAAAAATATAAGTCCCTTTGAGGTCAAGTGATGGTGTCGGATCATACCTGGTTCTTAGCTTctacctcctctcccctctcctttccttgcTTTCCCTCTTCCCCAGCTGAGGTTCCTTGACCTTGATCAGATAAGTCTAGGACCAGTTCTGAGTGTCAGCAGGAAGAAATTCAGTAGCTCCAGTGTCTAAGAACTTGCATCTTCATTCTTGTAGTTGGTCTGATCCTAGCTCATCCTTATTTCTAAGACCTAAGCCCTATTTTGATTCCAAATTCTGGCAACTGAACCTCTTAGCTCCCAGTGCCTGAATACCCATCTCCCACCACACTGGTTTTCTGTCCAGGAGACTATTCTCTCTAGGATTTGGAGTCAGCCCTGCTCTTGTCACTTCTTGCCTGGGCTCTGGATCCCGCCTTGTGGAGGGGCCTGCTTCCTACTGACACATTCTGGATGCCATTTCCCTGTATCTGTGTCTCTTTGGGTCTCTAGAAGCTCCTCTGGGCTCACATGTCAGTCTCATGGATGCAGATTTGACCAAATGCTGTACTCCCTCAACTCACCACTGCCTTAGTTCTCAGTTGTTCAAACCATCGGCTACAATGTCTTAGCGCCCCAGTTAGATTTTTCCTCATCTGTTCTATTCCAACCAAGTGGGTGAGTTTAGTCCTAAGACCTTACCCGTCCCTGGCCATCTCATACtgtctcaggccccacctcagcTAAGGGTGCCATTTGGGTCTGTGCCTACCCCACTACAGAGTCCCACCAGAGCGGTACCTCTGTGGCCATGGGGCTGTGCTCAGAACTGAAATAAAGAATCAGGAGAGATGGTCACAAGGGTTTCAACTAtatttgtaacattttatttctaagcTGGATGATGGGCACTTGGGCATTTACTATACTATTTCCTAAGTAGGAAATACTTATATACCAAAAGGGAGAGTGGCTGATGTGAAAGACAAGCTGGGGCATGCCCAGGAGAGTGCTGAGCAGAGGTGGAGCCCCTCCAGCCTCCGAGGGCCTGGGCTCAGGCATCAGGGATGGAGAGCAGGAGCTGAAGGGGCAGGAACAAGGACCTTGCGGAGCAGCACTTCTCAGATTTTGATGTGCTTCTGATTCACCGAGGactcttgttaaaatgcagactcagattcagtaggtctggggtgggacctgatTACACTTTCAGCGTGGAAGCACTTAGAAGACACTTTGTGAAACACGGGTGCAGGtgtctccccactccccaggTCCCTGGAGCAGCTGGCTGCAGTATCTGCCCCTCCTAGAGacaaaggaagtgctcaaaaaccgGAGTACAAGAGCTTCCTGGGGAAGGCCTCCTGTATGGCTGTTGGCACAAAGCGGGAGATAGCTCGGGCCCTTCGCATGCAACTCAGAGGAGGCGGAAGGAAAGGCAACTCCACCTAAGGGTGAGATCCACCGAAGAGTTTCACCATCTGTGATAAAGTCCACCTCACTTCGGTAGTTATGAGGATACAAGCTGAACTGTCCGAATACCCTAAAAAGAAGCCTGTCTCTGACCCTCTCACACATGGAACTGTACAGTTAGTCCCCCACTCAGTGATGGGTCTTATGGGTAAACTGCTTTTCCAAACTGCAAAGAATAACT
Protein-coding regions in this window:
- the ALDH8A1 gene encoding 2-aminomuconic semialdehyde dehydrogenase; the protein is MSSPTAGTRALLMLENFIDGKFLPCSSYLDSYDPSTGEVYCQVPNSGKEEIEAAVEAARAAFPGWSSRSPQERSQVLQRLADLLEQSLEELAQAESRDQGKTLTLARTMDIPRSVQNFRFFASSILHHTSECTQMDHLGCLHYTVRTPVGIAGLISPWNLPLYLLTWKMAPAIAAGNTVIAKPSELTSVTAWMMCKLLEKAGVPPGVVNIVFGMGPRVGEALVSHPEVPLISFTGSQPTAERITQLSAPHCKKLSLELGGKNPAIIFEDANLEECVPTTVRSSFANQGEICLCTSRIFVQKSIYSEFLKRFVEATRMWKVGIPSDPSADMGALISKAHLEKVRSYIKKARMEGAQILCGEGVDKLNLPPRNQAGYFMLPTVITDIKDESCCMKEEIFGPVTCVVPFDSEEEVIQRANSVKYGLAATVWSGNVGRVHRVAKKLQSGLVWTNCWLIRELNLPFGGMKSSGVGREGAKDSYEFFTEIKTITIKH